From the genome of Calorimonas adulescens:
GGAGAGCAAATACTACAAGACCTGGGAGGAGTACAAGGCATTGAATCCTGAGGTGTCGGATTTTGGAGCGTCAAAACTTCAGGGCCTTGAGGAAACCGTCTTCCAATATCTGATGTATCTCTTATTGTAGAAAACTAATATATGAAAAATTGGAAGTGAATCAAAACCGCATATCCGCAGAAAATTATTACTGATAACTGCGATCTTTTTACGGCAACAGGTGTTTACTATTGTATGGCAGCATTGATGGGCTCTGTCATATTGAATATTAAATGCTTGTTGCCGTATGTTTATTTAAAGCGTTCCTTCTTCTCACTGGAGAGCCTGTGACCGAAGCCATCAATGCTATAAAACAGTGAAAAGTGGCAAAAGCGCTTCGCCTTTGCCACCAACGCTGCCGAAGGCGTAAAAATCTGCTTTTTTAAGTTGATATGAAATATTCCGGGGAGGTGAAATGACAAGTGACCGAGACAGAGTTATTACAGCAAGAGAGAATAAAGATTTATCAAGATGTCTATGACAACAAGATTCCAAAAAGAGTGCCTGTAAATATCAGCTTTCCCTTTGAATTTACAGCACAATTTGGTGGTCTGAATCTTTTCGAAGCCCAGTGGAATCCCTCAAAAATCGAAGAAGCAGCAGATAAATTATGTCAGACAGTATATTCTGACACCTGCCCGTTTTCAGGTTCGTTTAGATATCCATCGTTCTATGAGATTTTAAAATCTCAATCATTTAGAATGGCATCCAACGGCTTCATACAGCACCCCGAAGTAGTTGGAATGCTTCCCGAGGATTACGATTATCTTATTGAAAAACCTTACGACTGCCTGCTTGAAAGGGTAATTCCCAGACAATATAAGGCTTTCAACCCTGATGATCCTATAAATTGTGCCATCAATTTAGCGAAAAGTATACTTGCCTATAACACTGATATGCAGGAGACAGGGATGATTATAGAAAAATTAGTAAAGAAATACGGCTATTATCCAGGAGCACCTTTTTCAGGCGGTTATGCACCCTTTGATTTTCTTGCGGATCAGTTGAGGAGCTTTAAAGGGATCAGCTCTGACGTCAGGAGAATTCCTGAAAAAGTCGCTGCAGCGTGCGAAGCGTTATACCCTTTGCTATTCAAAAAAGGGCTGCCAAATGAGGTCTCAAACTACGGACAGGTTTTCTTTGCCCTTCACATGCCTACCTTTATGAGGGAAAAGGATTTTGAAAAGCTTTACTGGCCGACCTTTAAGAGAATGATTGATGAATATGCATCAATGGGGATTCACAGCTTCATATTCTGCGAGGATGACTGGAC
Proteins encoded in this window:
- a CDS encoding uroporphyrinogen decarboxylase family protein, with translation MTETELLQQERIKIYQDVYDNKIPKRVPVNISFPFEFTAQFGGLNLFEAQWNPSKIEEAADKLCQTVYSDTCPFSGSFRYPSFYEILKSQSFRMASNGFIQHPEVVGMLPEDYDYLIEKPYDCLLERVIPRQYKAFNPDDPINCAINLAKSILAYNTDMQETGMIIEKLVKKYGYYPGAPFSGGYAPFDFLADQLRSFKGISSDVRRIPEKVAAACEALYPLLFKKGLPNEVSNYGQVFFALHMPTFMREKDFEKLYWPTFKRMIDEYASMGIHSFIFCEDDWTRYLDYLQEFPTDTRIMFEYGDPKLIKEKLGKKHIIMGLYPVVNLKTKSVQECIDEAKRYLDILAPGGKYIFAFDKSPLLFSDINIDCLIAVAETARDYGIYNNAGDSAGLAFNKDDYKVLPSRKLESKYYKTWDQYKALNPEVSDFGAAKLQELEDTVFQYIMFLLV